The Deltaproteobacteria bacterium genome contains a region encoding:
- a CDS encoding PilZ domain-containing protein, whose translation MRLRAGSKSLLLRRRERLVTEKLHPRVILSLAPPQSYVPLARLKLSQAGYSVVSEDRWEAHYAHVGRSPDLVIVDVERASELSGLPGILLYSRGQNVPWAASAIGSIERPAGFHDLYRLVQTALEPNPRATPRVATSIPARVRGSAGSEEARVVSLSRGGCLLRRENPPDAGEEVALEFELPRYGKLEIVGRTVYRRVQEVGLVFRNLSVPASRGIQSFVEERMLAE comes from the coding sequence ATGCGACTTCGCGCGGGCTCTAAATCGCTTCTGCTCCGTCGCCGAGAAAGACTCGTGACCGAGAAACTGCACCCGCGCGTGATCCTCTCGCTCGCTCCGCCGCAGAGCTACGTGCCGCTCGCGCGTCTGAAGCTGTCGCAGGCCGGCTACTCCGTGGTGTCGGAGGATCGCTGGGAGGCGCACTACGCCCACGTCGGGCGCTCGCCCGATCTGGTGATCGTCGACGTCGAGCGCGCGAGCGAGCTCTCCGGTCTGCCGGGAATCCTGCTCTACTCCCGGGGGCAGAACGTGCCCTGGGCGGCGAGCGCGATCGGATCGATCGAGCGCCCCGCCGGCTTTCACGACCTGTACCGGCTGGTGCAGACGGCGCTCGAGCCGAATCCCCGCGCCACGCCGCGCGTCGCGACCAGCATTCCCGCGCGCGTGCGGGGTTCTGCGGGAAGCGAGGAGGCGCGGGTCGTCTCGCTCTCGCGCGGGGGCTGCCTGCTTCGCCGCGAGAACCCGCCCGACGCGGGCGAGGAGGTCGCGCTGGAGTTCGAGCTGCCGCGCTACGGAAAGCTCGAGATCGTCGGTCGGACCGTCTATCGGCGCGTGCAGGAGGTCGGGCTCGTGTTCCGCAATCTCTCCGTTCCGGCGAGCCGCGGAATCCAGAGCTTCGTCGAGGAGCGGATGCTCGCGGAGTGA